In a genomic window of Paracoccaceae bacterium:
- a CDS encoding alpha/beta fold hydrolase gives MLSYSEFGAPDAPLVLIVHGLFGSGRNWGVIAKRLSDRARVITVDQRNHGQSAWTKTHTYADMAEDLAQLISHLGGPAHVVGHSMGGKAAMVLAVQNPDLVQRLVVGDIAPVAYTHSQMQFISAMRAVDLTKLSRRSEAEAQLGEMGVEPALQSFFTQSLDVPGKRWRLNLDVLASEMESILSFPKLSGTFDRPALFLSGANSDYVTSDHRPVIKSLFPQAHFAKLPNAGHWLHAEKPREFEAAVRTYLKLA, from the coding sequence ATGCTCAGTTATTCCGAATTCGGCGCGCCCGATGCGCCCCTCGTCCTGATCGTGCACGGCCTCTTTGGTTCCGGACGCAATTGGGGTGTGATTGCAAAACGGCTCTCTGATAGAGCGCGGGTGATTACCGTAGATCAACGCAACCATGGTCAAAGCGCGTGGACGAAGACCCATACCTACGCGGACATGGCAGAAGATCTCGCGCAGTTGATCTCACATCTGGGCGGCCCGGCCCATGTGGTGGGCCACTCGATGGGGGGCAAGGCCGCTATGGTTTTGGCAGTGCAGAACCCCGATTTGGTGCAGCGCCTCGTTGTGGGCGACATTGCGCCCGTGGCTTATACCCATAGCCAGATGCAATTTATCTCCGCCATGCGCGCCGTGGATTTGACAAAGCTGTCACGCAGGTCGGAGGCCGAGGCACAGCTTGGCGAAATGGGTGTCGAGCCTGCGTTGCAGAGCTTTTTCACGCAATCCCTGGATGTGCCCGGTAAACGTTGGCGCCTTAATCTGGATGTCCTTGCCTCTGAGATGGAGAGCATTCTGTCGTTCCCCAAACTGTCGGGCACCTTTGACAGACCGGCCCTGTTCCTGTCGGGTGCCAACTCCGACTATGTCACTTCAGATCATCGACCGGTGATCAAATCGCTGTTTCCGCAAGCGCATTTTGCAAAGCTGCCAAATGCGGGGCATTGGCTGCATGCTGAAAAGCCAAGGGAATTCGAAGCTGCAGTGAGAACCTATTTGAAACTGGCATAA
- a CDS encoding PEP-CTERM sorting domain-containing protein (PEP-CTERM proteins occur, often in large numbers, in the proteomes of bacteria that also encode an exosortase, a predicted intramembrane cysteine proteinase. The presence of a PEP-CTERM domain at a protein's C-terminus predicts cleavage within the sorting domain, followed by covalent anchoring to some some component of the (usually Gram-negative) cell surface. Many PEP-CTERM proteins exhibit an unusual sequence composition that includes large numbers of potential glycosylation sites. Expression of one such protein has been shown restore the ability of a bacterium to form floc, a type of biofilm.): MRALFIWVLSTALGLTVAVAASSLGFSDITVSDRMANAGRIDVQIDAPEVSLEASSFDAAPEIAPNSDPAEPPAIADMLESIPDMPPAAPSQDELIDEGLALINTPKGEDILRDVFNFYGATTFLQSNVNDPTAPGPLRLVSSTPSNGSGGSGSGQTGMREAAPLQSIFFADDGNQAGSPDASPGLGTIGVAAVPVPTSLLLFGTALAGFGVIHRRRKH, encoded by the coding sequence ATGCGTGCATTGTTCATTTGGGTGCTATCTACTGCTTTGGGTCTGACCGTTGCGGTGGCAGCGTCATCGCTTGGATTCAGCGACATCACTGTCTCGGATCGCATGGCAAATGCGGGCAGAATTGACGTTCAGATTGATGCACCAGAAGTCTCGCTTGAGGCGTCTTCTTTTGACGCGGCTCCAGAGATTGCACCAAACTCGGATCCGGCGGAGCCTCCGGCCATAGCAGATATGCTGGAAAGCATACCAGATATGCCCCCCGCAGCACCGAGCCAAGATGAATTGATTGACGAAGGTCTGGCATTGATCAACACACCCAAAGGTGAGGACATACTGCGGGATGTGTTCAACTTTTACGGTGCGACCACGTTTTTGCAGTCAAACGTAAATGATCCGACTGCGCCGGGCCCATTAAGGCTCGTGTCCTCAACACCGTCTAATGGTTCGGGTGGTTCGGGAAGTGGTCAGACAGGCATGCGCGAAGCCGCACCGCTGCAAAGTATATTTTTCGCGGATGATGGAAATCAGGCTGGCAGTCCGGATGCGTCGCCCGGTTTGGGAACTATTGGCGTTGCCGCAGTTCCGGTTCCCACGTCGTTGCTCTTGTTCGGCACCGCCCTTGCTGGCTTCGGCGTCATACATCGCCGCAGAAAGCACTAG
- a CDS encoding ABC transporter permease, which yields MPEKILDYFKPLLSILFVIMVWQLAHSLGFTNRNLFPGPWDVAKAAVKLFNDGVMIKDLKTSVSRAAVGFSMGASLGILAGILTARVTPVRLAVYPFFNILRPIPAIALVPIAIVWFGIGEESKYFVIAYTVFLAVWLATHHGMEHVPETYIRASRSLGAPWWREFFEVVVPAAAPHIFAGLRFGAALAFLSLVAAELTGSSAGIGYRLEEARQYFQVDRMFVGLIQLGLLGAALDAFFVFASKRIVHWEAT from the coding sequence ATGCCGGAAAAAATACTCGATTATTTCAAACCGCTGCTGTCGATTCTTTTTGTGATCATGGTTTGGCAACTTGCGCATAGCCTCGGCTTCACCAATCGCAACCTGTTTCCCGGACCTTGGGACGTCGCAAAAGCGGCCGTCAAACTGTTTAACGACGGCGTGATGATCAAGGACCTGAAAACTTCCGTTTCGCGCGCGGCCGTCGGATTTTCAATGGGCGCGTCTTTGGGTATATTGGCTGGTATTCTCACGGCCCGTGTTACTCCCGTGCGCTTGGCGGTTTATCCTTTTTTCAACATTTTGCGACCTATTCCGGCCATCGCGTTGGTACCAATCGCGATTGTTTGGTTCGGCATTGGTGAGGAATCCAAGTATTTCGTGATTGCCTACACGGTGTTTCTTGCGGTCTGGCTGGCCACCCATCATGGGATGGAACACGTGCCCGAGACCTACATTCGCGCCTCTCGATCACTGGGCGCCCCTTGGTGGCGTGAGTTTTTTGAGGTCGTCGTACCGGCGGCGGCGCCGCATATTTTCGCGGGTCTTCGTTTCGGGGCAGCGCTGGCGTTTCTAAGTTTGGTCGCGGCTGAACTTACCGGTTCATCCGCTGGGATCGGTTATCGTTTGGAAGAGGCACGCCAGTATTTTCAAGTGGATCGCATGTTTGTAGGGTTGATCCAACTTGGCCTTTTAGGCGCCGCACTTGATGCATTTTTTGTCTTTGCGAGCAAACGCATTGTACATTGGGAAGCCACTTAG